The following are from one region of the Paenibacillus protaetiae genome:
- the rpoD gene encoding RNA polymerase sigma factor RpoD yields MANDQRTELDTEQKLDQVKDQLIEHGKKRSSLTYKEIMEKLSPFDQDPEQIDEFFEQLDDLGIEVVNENEDENPLGAKDSDEHERDSDDFNFDDDLSLPPGIKINDPVRMYLKEIGRVPLLSADDEVELAKRIENGDEEAKRRLAEANLRLVVSIAKRYVGRGMLFLDLIQEGNMGLIKAVEKFDQSKGFKFSTYATWWIRQAITRAIADQARTIRIPVHMVETINKLIRVSRQLLQELGREPTPEEIAAEMELSTDKVREIMKIAQEPVSLETPIGEEDDSHLGDFIEDQEALAPADAAAYELLKEQLEDVLDTLTEREENVLRLRFGLDDGRTRTLEEVGKVFGVTRERIRQIEAKALRKLRHPSRSKRLKDFLE; encoded by the coding sequence ATGGCGAATGATCAGCGTACAGAACTAGATACCGAACAAAAGCTGGATCAGGTAAAAGATCAATTAATCGAGCATGGTAAGAAAAGGTCCTCCTTAACTTATAAAGAGATAATGGAGAAACTGTCGCCTTTCGATCAAGATCCGGAGCAAATCGACGAGTTTTTTGAGCAGCTGGACGATTTGGGCATAGAGGTCGTAAACGAAAACGAAGACGAAAATCCGCTGGGCGCAAAAGACAGCGACGAGCATGAGCGGGATTCGGACGATTTTAATTTTGATGATGATTTATCATTGCCTCCCGGCATCAAAATCAACGATCCCGTCCGGATGTACTTGAAGGAAATCGGCCGTGTGCCGCTCCTTTCTGCAGATGACGAAGTTGAACTCGCCAAACGGATTGAGAACGGCGACGAAGAGGCGAAACGCAGATTGGCGGAAGCCAACTTGCGTCTCGTTGTCAGCATCGCGAAACGTTACGTCGGGCGCGGCATGTTGTTCCTGGATCTGATTCAAGAAGGCAACATGGGCCTTATTAAAGCGGTGGAAAAATTCGACCAATCCAAAGGGTTCAAGTTCAGCACCTATGCAACTTGGTGGATTCGCCAGGCGATTACACGCGCAATTGCCGATCAGGCCCGTACGATCCGGATTCCGGTTCATATGGTTGAGACGATCAACAAGCTGATTCGTGTATCCCGCCAGCTCCTTCAAGAGCTTGGGCGCGAACCAACGCCGGAAGAAATTGCGGCTGAGATGGAGCTTAGCACGGATAAAGTAAGGGAAATTATGAAAATCGCGCAGGAACCTGTTTCGCTTGAAACACCAATCGGGGAAGAAGATGACTCGCATCTGGGTGATTTCATAGAGGATCAGGAAGCATTGGCGCCGGCTGATGCGGCAGCTTACGAACTGCTGAAGGAGCAACTCGAGGACGTTCTGGACACCTTGACCGAACGGGAAGAAAACGTGCTTCGTTTGCGGTTTGGACTTGATGACGGACGGACAAGAACGCTTGAAGAAGTGGGCAAAGTATTTGGCGTTACACGTGAACGGATTCGTCAAATTGAAGCGAAGGCGCTTCGCAAGCTTCGTCATCCTAGCCGCAGCAAACGTTTAAAAGATTTCCTTGAATAA
- the dnaG gene encoding DNA primase, with amino-acid sequence MTNGRIPEEVIEAVRRKHDIVETVGKYVHLTKNGKYMKGLCPFHSEKTPSFTVTPELQIFHCYGCGKSGTVIRFIEEIEGFSFPEAVQFLAEEAGIPVTWADRDRDKPSEADMERGKMLEAHELAAKLYHYLLLNTTHGAEALQYLRNRGISDKLINQFSIGYAPPQWDTLARFLTARKFDPQLLERAGLLSAKNDGSGHVDRFRGRLMFPIWDRDGKVTAFAGRVIGEGQPKYLNSPETALFTKSRTLYNLHQAKASIRKSKQVVLFEGYMDIIKAWYAGVHNGVATMGTALTEEHCAVLKRSAEEIIVCYDGDDAGQAAALKSIAMLEKAGLKVMVSMLPKGKDPDEYIEEYGPEAFVREAIGQAVSATKFKLIYSRKNHILLTEEGRKNYLLEAVGIVAELDSSIEREVYLKELSREFEIDLHALKQDSFHKREELQKKRPSRDNNDNSWNNGRNEKRRASGAPVPLPAYANVERRLLHVMMNDREVAQLVHERLGESFNIEDHAALAAYLYAYYAQGFDPDAGRFIASLQDERLERAAASILLMDGDFPFNEQILDADIEDILKVPRFREIEQKKEEMVRAERAGENIVAAQIASEIITLERQLKGRPDERF; translated from the coding sequence ATGACAAACGGCAGAATACCGGAAGAAGTCATAGAAGCGGTAAGACGCAAGCATGACATCGTCGAGACAGTCGGGAAGTACGTTCATCTCACGAAGAACGGCAAGTATATGAAGGGTCTGTGCCCTTTTCATTCGGAGAAAACACCTTCATTTACAGTAACGCCGGAGCTTCAAATTTTCCACTGTTACGGTTGTGGCAAAAGCGGGACAGTGATTCGCTTCATTGAGGAAATCGAAGGTTTTTCTTTTCCGGAGGCCGTTCAGTTTCTTGCAGAAGAAGCGGGAATTCCTGTTACGTGGGCCGACCGGGACCGCGACAAGCCTTCCGAAGCAGATATGGAACGCGGTAAAATGCTGGAAGCGCATGAGCTTGCAGCCAAGCTGTACCATTATTTGCTGCTGAATACGACGCATGGCGCGGAGGCGCTGCAGTATTTGCGGAACAGAGGTATCAGCGACAAGCTGATTAATCAATTTTCGATTGGTTATGCGCCGCCGCAGTGGGATACGCTTGCCCGGTTTTTAACAGCGCGGAAATTTGATCCGCAATTGCTGGAACGTGCGGGGCTTTTATCGGCAAAAAACGACGGAAGCGGCCATGTCGACCGTTTTCGAGGCAGGCTGATGTTCCCGATATGGGACCGGGACGGCAAAGTTACGGCTTTCGCCGGACGCGTCATTGGCGAAGGGCAGCCGAAGTATTTAAATTCGCCGGAAACCGCGCTGTTCACCAAAAGCCGTACGTTATATAATCTGCATCAGGCAAAAGCGTCCATACGCAAGTCCAAGCAGGTTGTTTTGTTTGAAGGCTACATGGATATTATTAAAGCCTGGTATGCCGGAGTTCATAACGGCGTCGCTACAATGGGAACGGCGCTGACCGAAGAGCATTGTGCGGTGTTGAAGCGTTCAGCTGAAGAAATTATCGTATGTTATGACGGCGATGATGCCGGACAAGCCGCTGCGCTGAAGTCAATTGCGATGCTGGAGAAGGCTGGGCTTAAAGTCATGGTGTCCATGCTGCCCAAAGGCAAAGACCCGGATGAATACATTGAAGAATACGGTCCGGAAGCGTTCGTTCGCGAAGCGATCGGGCAGGCTGTATCCGCCACAAAATTTAAGCTTATATATTCAAGAAAAAACCATATACTGCTAACAGAAGAAGGAAGAAAAAACTATCTTCTGGAAGCGGTCGGAATCGTGGCGGAGCTTGATTCATCCATCGAACGAGAAGTTTATTTAAAGGAATTGTCCCGCGAATTTGAAATTGATCTCCACGCTTTGAAACAGGATTCATTTCATAAAAGAGAGGAACTGCAAAAAAAGCGCCCTTCAAGGGATAATAACGACAATTCGTGGAATAATGGTAGGAATGAAAAACGCCGCGCATCAGGGGCTCCTGTGCCTTTACCCGCATATGCCAATGTAGAACGGCGACTGCTTCATGTGATGATGAATGACCGCGAAGTCGCGCAGCTTGTTCATGAGCGTCTTGGGGAGTCATTCAATATTGAGGATCACGCAGCGCTTGCTGCTTATTTATATGCTTATTACGCGCAAGGCTTTGATCCGGATGCGGGCCGATTTATTGCATCGCTGCAAGATGAACGGCTGGAACGAGCGGCCGCATCCATTCTTCTCATGGATGGAGATTTCCCGTTTAACGAACAGATACTGGATGCCGATATTGAAGATATATTGAAGGTGCCCCGTTTTAGGGAAATCGAACAGAAGAAGGAAGAGATGGTGCGGGCGGAACGTGCCGGAGAAAACATTGTGGCAGCACAAATTGCAAGTGAGATTATAACCCTAGAAAGACAGTTGAAGGGTCGACCCGATGAGCGGTTCTAG
- a CDS encoding YaiI/YqxD family protein, which produces MEHTIVVDGDACPVKQEIVLAGRAYSTPVLMVSSYDHRLEALDGVQVVQIDPGRDAVDLYIVNHVSKGDIVVTQDFGLACMAIGKGAYVISPRGECYTNDNIDYLMERRHELAKRRRAGGRTKGPKALSSEDKDRFQQKLTKLLRLQQEKHE; this is translated from the coding sequence ATGGAACATACGATTGTAGTTGACGGGGACGCATGCCCGGTTAAGCAGGAAATTGTGCTGGCCGGCCGTGCTTATTCGACTCCCGTGCTTATGGTATCTTCCTATGACCATAGGCTTGAAGCGCTGGATGGCGTCCAAGTGGTTCAGATCGATCCAGGCAGGGATGCGGTTGATTTATACATCGTGAACCATGTCTCCAAAGGAGATATTGTCGTGACGCAGGACTTCGGTCTGGCTTGTATGGCGATCGGCAAAGGCGCGTATGTCATTTCCCCGCGCGGCGAATGTTATACAAACGACAATATCGACTATTTGATGGAACGCCGCCATGAATTGGCCAAACGCAGGCGGGCAGGCGGGCGAACAAAAGGTCCTAAAGCTTTAAGCTCAGAAGATAAGGACCGATTCCAACAAAAGCTGACAAAACTTTTACGTTTGCAGCAGGAGAAGCATGAATAG
- a CDS encoding pyruvate, water dikinase regulatory protein, which produces MYPSIPEVTIYVASDAAGDTGELVVRAAVAQFHPVHASIRRMPFITDAAALERVVLLAKENRGIVLYTLVIPELREIMRTLADTHGIAAIDLLGPLIESLEHRTGRKSRDEPGLNHVLDEDYFRKVEAVEFAVRYDDAKDPSGIMKADIVLIGVSRTSKTPLSMYLAHKKYKVANVPLVPEIKPPDELFRIPKQKIIGLTIGVHYLNIIRKERLKALGLPDNAAYATEQRIENEMRYAQNVMDRLGCVVIDVSHRAVEETASLVMSSIRSN; this is translated from the coding sequence ATGTATCCGTCCATACCGGAGGTTACGATTTACGTGGCATCGGACGCGGCGGGCGATACGGGGGAGCTTGTCGTAAGAGCTGCCGTCGCCCAGTTTCATCCGGTTCATGCTAGCATTCGCCGCATGCCGTTCATTACGGATGCGGCTGCTCTTGAAAGGGTTGTGCTTCTGGCGAAAGAGAACAGAGGTATCGTGCTTTACACGCTTGTTATCCCTGAGCTGAGAGAAATAATGCGAACATTGGCGGATACGCACGGCATTGCGGCAATTGATTTGCTAGGTCCGCTTATTGAAAGCCTGGAACATCGGACCGGGCGGAAGTCGCGTGACGAGCCCGGTCTGAACCATGTGCTGGACGAGGACTATTTTCGCAAAGTGGAAGCCGTCGAATTTGCTGTCCGTTATGATGATGCGAAAGACCCATCCGGCATCATGAAGGCGGATATCGTGTTAATTGGCGTATCCCGGACATCCAAGACACCATTGTCGATGTATTTGGCTCATAAAAAATATAAAGTGGCGAATGTGCCGCTAGTTCCGGAAATTAAGCCGCCGGATGAGCTGTTTCGCATTCCGAAACAAAAAATTATCGGGCTGACGATTGGCGTCCATTATTTGAACATCATCCGCAAGGAGCGGCTGAAGGCGCTTGGGCTGCCGGACAACGCGGCCTATGCAACGGAGCAGCGCATTGAGAACGAAATGAGATATGCCCAAAATGTTATGGACCGTCTGGGCTGCGTTGTCATTGATGTATCCCATCGCGCAGTGGAGGAAACCGCAAGTCTCGTCATGAGCAGCATCCGCTCCAATTAA
- the glyS gene encoding glycine--tRNA ligase subunit beta: MAKDLLLEIGLEEVPARFVRAAMNQLKDKTAKWLADSRIGHGQVQAYATPRRLTVIVEAVEEKQADVNEQVKGPSRKIAQEASGEWTKAALGFAKSQGVSADQLYFQELAGVEYVYANKSSIGTHTADVLAEGLTNIITSMTFPKNMRWGSYDLRFVRPIRWLVSLFGTDIVPLELAGVASGNVSRGHRFLGTETVIAQPSEYKERLREQHVIVDVEEREQLIVSQINGLAKEHGWEIAVKEDLLEEVLFLVEYPNVLFGTFDESFLQIPQEVLITSMREHQRYFPVLNAEGELQPYFVTVRNGDRTSIDVVAKGNEKVLRARLSDAKFFYAEDQKLKIGDALAKLENIVYHEELGTVADKVRRIRATADSLSSLLGAGQETAAAVSRAADICKFDLVTQMVYEFPELQGIMGEDYARKAGEQEAVAKAINEHYQPRHAGDRAPATLTGAVVSLADKLDTIVGCFSIGIIPTGSQDPYALRRQASGIVQIVLAHGLQASLQQLFDAAIAVHEQRGMKRTADEVRKDLHDFFALRVKNVLTEQASRYDVVDAVMAAGFDNLLLTVDRASVIQEWTSGDDRHESKLAADAFNRVSNLAAKAVVKEVNTSLFAEAAEQTLYEAWQAVHPAFRKSLDEGDAAGALTALSGLKEPINRYFDAVMVMADDEAVRANRLATLAAIAEDIAALADFSKLVW; encoded by the coding sequence ATGGCTAAAGACCTTTTGCTTGAAATCGGATTGGAAGAGGTGCCGGCCCGTTTTGTCCGTGCTGCGATGAACCAGCTGAAGGACAAAACGGCGAAATGGCTGGCTGATTCCCGTATCGGACATGGACAGGTGCAAGCTTATGCAACGCCGCGCCGCTTGACGGTAATCGTTGAAGCGGTTGAAGAAAAGCAGGCCGACGTTAACGAGCAGGTGAAAGGCCCTTCCCGCAAAATCGCGCAAGAGGCCAGCGGCGAATGGACCAAAGCGGCGCTTGGCTTCGCGAAAAGCCAAGGTGTAAGCGCGGACCAGCTCTATTTCCAGGAGCTTGCCGGCGTTGAATACGTTTATGCAAATAAAAGCAGCATCGGCACCCATACGGCGGACGTATTGGCTGAAGGACTCACGAATATTATTACTTCGATGACATTCCCCAAAAATATGCGCTGGGGCAGCTATGATCTTCGTTTTGTGCGCCCGATCCGCTGGCTCGTTTCGCTGTTCGGCACAGACATTGTTCCGCTGGAGCTTGCCGGAGTCGCAAGCGGCAACGTTTCGCGCGGCCACCGCTTTTTAGGAACGGAGACGGTAATCGCCCAACCGTCCGAATACAAAGAACGTTTGCGGGAGCAGCATGTCATTGTGGACGTGGAAGAACGCGAACAGCTGATCGTTTCGCAAATTAACGGACTTGCGAAAGAGCATGGCTGGGAAATTGCCGTGAAAGAAGACTTGCTGGAGGAAGTTCTGTTCCTTGTGGAATACCCGAATGTGCTGTTCGGCACATTCGACGAATCGTTCCTGCAAATCCCGCAAGAAGTGCTGATCACTTCCATGCGTGAACATCAGCGGTATTTCCCTGTCCTTAATGCGGAAGGCGAACTTCAGCCTTATTTCGTAACGGTGCGCAACGGCGACCGGACCTCTATTGATGTTGTGGCAAAAGGCAACGAGAAAGTGCTTCGCGCACGCTTGTCGGATGCGAAATTTTTCTATGCGGAAGACCAAAAGCTGAAGATTGGGGATGCTCTTGCTAAGCTTGAGAATATCGTCTACCATGAAGAACTCGGTACGGTTGCGGATAAAGTACGCCGCATTCGCGCGACTGCAGATTCGCTTTCTTCGCTGCTTGGAGCCGGCCAAGAGACGGCAGCGGCAGTGAGCCGCGCCGCTGATATTTGCAAATTCGACCTCGTTACGCAAATGGTATACGAGTTCCCGGAACTGCAAGGCATTATGGGCGAAGATTATGCCCGTAAAGCAGGAGAACAGGAAGCGGTAGCGAAAGCGATCAATGAGCACTACCAGCCTCGCCATGCCGGCGACCGCGCTCCAGCCACTTTGACAGGCGCTGTCGTCAGCCTTGCGGATAAGCTGGATACGATTGTGGGCTGCTTCTCTATCGGCATTATTCCGACCGGATCGCAGGATCCTTACGCCCTGCGCCGCCAAGCTTCCGGCATCGTGCAAATTGTGCTGGCGCATGGCCTCCAAGCAAGTCTGCAGCAGCTGTTTGATGCAGCGATTGCTGTCCATGAGCAGCGCGGCATGAAACGTACGGCGGATGAAGTGCGTAAAGATTTGCATGATTTCTTTGCACTGCGGGTTAAAAATGTGTTGACCGAGCAAGCAAGCCGTTATGATGTGGTGGATGCCGTTATGGCCGCCGGCTTCGACAATCTGCTCCTTACCGTAGACCGCGCTTCGGTTATTCAGGAGTGGACATCGGGCGATGACCGCCATGAATCGAAACTTGCAGCGGATGCGTTTAACCGTGTCAGCAATTTGGCGGCGAAAGCTGTTGTCAAAGAAGTCAATACGTCGCTGTTCGCGGAAGCGGCAGAACAAACGCTTTATGAAGCATGGCAGGCGGTTCACCCTGCATTCCGCAAATCACTGGACGAAGGTGATGCTGCGGGAGCGCTGACTGCACTTTCGGGATTAAAAGAGCCGATCAACCGTTATTTCGATGCGGTGATGGTTATGGCGGATGACGAAGCTGTGCGGGCTAACCGCCTTGCAACGCTTGCTGCAATTGCCGAAGATATCGCAGCGCTCGCCGATTTCTCCAAGCTTGTCTGGTAA
- the glyQ gene encoding glycine--tRNA ligase subunit alpha, translating to MNFQGMIVTLQQFWAEQNCILVQPYDVEKGAGTMNPMTFLRSIGPEPWNVAYVEPSRRPADGRYGENPNRLYQHHQFQVILKPSPDNIQELYLESLKRLGIDANHHDIRFVEDNWESPTLGAWGLGWEVWLDGMEITQFTYFQQVGGIDANPVAVEITYGMERLASYIQQKENVYDLEWVDGVTYGDVFLQPEYEHSKYTFEISDASMLFSLFNMYEEEAKKTLANKLVFPAYDYVLKCSHTFNLLDARGAISVTERTGYIMRVRNLARECAATFLEERERLGFPLLKKGVEHNG from the coding sequence TTGAATTTTCAAGGTATGATTGTAACGCTGCAGCAATTTTGGGCGGAGCAAAACTGCATTCTGGTGCAGCCTTACGACGTGGAAAAAGGCGCGGGTACAATGAATCCGATGACTTTCCTCCGCTCGATCGGGCCGGAGCCGTGGAATGTTGCTTATGTGGAGCCATCCCGCCGTCCGGCTGACGGACGTTACGGCGAGAATCCGAACCGCCTGTATCAGCATCACCAGTTCCAAGTCATTTTGAAGCCGTCGCCGGACAATATCCAGGAGCTTTATCTGGAAAGCTTGAAGCGGCTTGGCATCGACGCCAACCATCATGACATCCGTTTTGTTGAAGATAACTGGGAATCGCCTACGCTTGGCGCTTGGGGACTCGGCTGGGAAGTATGGCTGGACGGCATGGAAATTACGCAATTTACGTATTTCCAGCAAGTCGGCGGCATCGACGCGAATCCGGTTGCGGTGGAAATTACGTACGGTATGGAGCGTCTGGCTTCCTATATTCAGCAAAAAGAAAACGTCTATGACCTCGAATGGGTAGACGGCGTTACTTACGGCGACGTATTCCTTCAGCCGGAATATGAGCATTCCAAATATACATTTGAAATTTCGGATGCGTCCATGTTGTTCTCCTTGTTTAACATGTACGAGGAAGAAGCGAAAAAGACGCTTGCCAATAAACTGGTATTCCCGGCTTACGATTATGTGCTGAAATGCTCGCATACATTCAACCTGCTTGATGCGCGCGGCGCAATCAGCGTAACTGAAAGAACGGGTTATATTATGCGGGTTCGCAATCTGGCGAGAGAATGCGCGGCAACGTTCCTGGAGGAGCGGGAACGCCTCGGATTCCCGTTGCTGAAGAAAGGAGTGGAGCACAATGGCTAA
- a CDS encoding MDR family MFS transporter, producing MTATQSRMGLVVTGLLLGILVAAIDNTIVSTAMATIISDLNGLDKFVWVTSAYLVTEMAGMPIFGKLSDMYGRKRFFVFGVLIFLIGSLLCGTAQSITQLSIYRALQGIGGGAIMPIAFTIVFDIFPPEKRGKMGGLFGAVFGVSSLFGPLAGAYLTDAINWRWIFYINAPIAIVSLVLIIFFYKESLHHEKQRIDWFGAGALVGAIVCLMFGLELGGNEYAWNSAPIIALLAGFVVLFISFLFVETKASDPIISFEMFKRRLFAASTGAGLFYGSAFITAALYIPIFVQGVYGGTATNSGLMLIPMTVASVIAAQVGGILSSKMSYRSIMTISAIIFIAGIALLATIEPDTTKWTLRLYMAITGFGIGFSFSVLGMSSIHGFNATQRGSASSTMSFVRSLGMTVGITIFGIIQRNNFASGMKDAFAGTNGGAPVSQSQDARQLLSPETREQIPHDVMDKIVDTLSGSISTTFMWSVIPAVLALACVLMMGGAGMKDIIGTKTKDEKSSLEAHGH from the coding sequence ATGACGGCAACACAAAGCAGAATGGGCCTTGTCGTGACAGGATTGCTGCTTGGAATACTCGTTGCGGCAATTGATAACACCATTGTTTCAACCGCGATGGCTACGATTATAAGCGATTTGAACGGCTTGGATAAATTCGTATGGGTAACCTCGGCTTATTTGGTGACCGAGATGGCGGGTATGCCGATATTCGGCAAGCTGTCCGACATGTACGGCCGTAAACGTTTTTTTGTATTTGGCGTACTTATATTTTTAATTGGTTCTTTATTGTGCGGTACAGCGCAATCCATTACGCAGCTTAGCATTTACCGCGCGCTTCAAGGGATCGGCGGCGGCGCAATTATGCCGATTGCCTTTACGATTGTTTTTGATATTTTCCCTCCGGAAAAAAGAGGCAAGATGGGCGGTTTATTTGGTGCAGTATTTGGCGTATCCAGTTTATTTGGCCCGCTGGCCGGCGCCTACTTGACGGACGCAATTAACTGGCGCTGGATTTTTTACATCAATGCGCCAATCGCCATCGTATCGCTTGTGCTGATCATTTTTTTTTACAAAGAGTCTTTACATCATGAGAAACAAAGAATTGACTGGTTCGGAGCAGGAGCGCTCGTAGGCGCAATTGTGTGTTTAATGTTTGGCCTGGAGCTTGGCGGCAATGAATACGCTTGGAATTCGGCTCCGATTATCGCACTGCTCGCAGGATTTGTAGTGCTGTTCATTTCCTTCCTTTTTGTGGAAACGAAAGCATCCGATCCGATTATTTCTTTTGAGATGTTCAAGCGCAGATTGTTTGCTGCCAGCACGGGAGCCGGTTTATTTTACGGATCTGCGTTTATTACGGCAGCGCTTTACATTCCGATTTTTGTGCAGGGCGTATACGGCGGAACGGCAACGAACTCCGGGCTTATGCTTATTCCGATGACGGTGGCATCTGTTATTGCCGCGCAAGTCGGGGGCATTTTAAGCTCCAAAATGTCTTATCGCAGCATTATGACGATTTCCGCTATTATTTTTATCGCGGGCATTGCTCTGCTGGCAACGATCGAGCCGGACACGACCAAATGGACGCTGAGGCTTTATATGGCAATTACCGGTTTTGGCATCGGCTTCTCGTTTTCGGTTCTTGGCATGTCGTCGATTCATGGATTTAACGCCACTCAGCGCGGTTCGGCAAGCTCGACGATGTCGTTTGTCCGTTCGCTGGGCATGACGGTAGGGATTACGATATTCGGCATCATTCAGCGCAACAACTTTGCAAGCGGGATGAAGGACGCTTTTGCCGGTACGAACGGCGGGGCGCCGGTTTCGCAGTCCCAGGATGCGAGGCAATTGCTTTCGCCGGAAACCCGGGAGCAAATTCCGCACGATGTGATGGATAAAATCGTGGACACTTTATCCGGCTCTATTTCGACTACATTCATGTGGTCGGTAATTCCAGCGGTGCTGGCGCTCGCTTGTGTACTGATGATGGGCGGTGCAGGCATGAAAGACATTATCGGAACCAAGACAAAAGACGAGAAATCTTCCTTGGAAGCACACGGCCATTAA
- the recO gene encoding DNA repair protein RecO, with translation MLYRVEGIVIRSMDYGEGNKIVTLLTNNSGKVGVLIKGAKKVKSRYGSLAQPFTYGEFVFFRGPNGGLGNLNAGEIYDSYHTLREHLDQAAYASYVAELTDRALQDEEAGGFLFEQLKACLSGYVAGKDAQIVTHLYEMRILEASGYAPELDFCVNCGQEEGPFRVSPHMGGALCIRCSASDPGALRPGDTAYKLLRLFRRMDLRRLGDIQVKPETKAELKLAMRRMMDELLGLKLKSQTFLDQLDKLT, from the coding sequence ATGCTTTATCGTGTGGAAGGAATCGTAATCCGCAGTATGGATTATGGGGAAGGCAACAAAATCGTAACTTTGCTGACCAATAACAGCGGCAAGGTGGGCGTTTTAATAAAGGGAGCTAAAAAGGTAAAAAGCCGGTATGGCTCGCTGGCGCAGCCTTTCACTTATGGGGAATTCGTGTTTTTTCGCGGACCTAACGGGGGGCTGGGCAACTTAAACGCAGGCGAGATTTACGATTCGTATCATACTTTGCGCGAACATTTGGACCAGGCCGCTTATGCTTCTTATGTTGCGGAATTGACCGACCGCGCGCTTCAGGACGAAGAAGCGGGCGGTTTTTTGTTTGAGCAGCTGAAGGCATGCCTAAGCGGTTATGTAGCAGGCAAAGACGCGCAAATTGTTACGCATTTATACGAGATGCGCATTTTGGAGGCGTCGGGTTACGCACCGGAGCTTGATTTCTGCGTAAACTGCGGCCAGGAGGAAGGGCCTTTCCGGGTTAGCCCTCATATGGGCGGCGCTTTATGTATCCGCTGCTCGGCAAGCGATCCCGGCGCGCTTCGCCCGGGCGATACCGCGTACAAGCTGCTGCGGCTGTTCCGCCGAATGGATTTGCGGCGGCTCGGCGATATCCAGGTTAAGCCGGAAACGAAAGCGGAGCTGAAGCTGGCAATGAGGCGGATGATGGACGAACTGCTTGGGTTAAAGCTGAAGTCGCAAACTTTTTTGGACCAGCTGGACAAGCTTACATAA
- a CDS encoding YqzL family protein, giving the protein MRNFSWKYFTLTGDVESFLLYKEVNKIGSGQEADAAAADGSLEAELEETAVELDS; this is encoded by the coding sequence TTGCGAAACTTTTCGTGGAAGTATTTTACGTTGACCGGGGATGTGGAATCCTTTTTGTTATACAAAGAAGTAAACAAGATAGGATCGGGGCAAGAAGCTGACGCGGCTGCTGCGGACGGCAGTCTTGAAGCTGAACTTGAGGAGACGGCAGTAGAGCTTGATTCTTGA
- the era gene encoding GTPase Era, producing MSNSKFRSGFVAIIGRPNVGKSTLMNHLIGQKIAIMSDKPQTTRNKIHGVYTTDEAQIVFLDTPGIHKPQSKLGDYMFKTAESALKEVEAALFLVDVAEGIGGGDRFIIEQLKKVKTPVFLVLNKIDKIEPEKLLPIITEYKDLYDFAEIVPISALQGNNVETLLAQLIRYLPEGPQYYPADQVTDHPEQFVCAELIREKILHLTREEIPHSIAVQIEDMRVQDNGVVYIGAVIYVERDSQKGIIIGKKGSLLKEVGKLARNDIESLLGSRTFLELWVKVKKDWRNQERILKDFGFRHD from the coding sequence ATGAGCAATTCTAAATTCCGTTCCGGGTTTGTAGCCATTATCGGCCGGCCAAACGTCGGAAAATCAACCTTGATGAACCATCTGATCGGCCAGAAAATCGCCATTATGTCGGATAAGCCGCAAACAACGCGCAACAAAATCCATGGCGTGTATACGACCGACGAGGCCCAAATCGTATTTTTGGACACGCCGGGTATCCATAAGCCGCAATCCAAGCTGGGCGACTACATGTTCAAAACAGCGGAAAGCGCGCTAAAAGAAGTCGAAGCGGCGTTATTTCTTGTTGACGTAGCGGAAGGAATCGGCGGCGGCGACCGGTTTATTATCGAACAGCTTAAAAAGGTGAAGACGCCTGTATTTCTTGTTTTGAACAAGATCGATAAGATTGAGCCGGAAAAATTGCTTCCCATCATTACCGAATATAAAGATTTATACGATTTTGCGGAAATTGTGCCGATCTCGGCATTGCAGGGCAATAATGTAGAGACGCTTCTTGCGCAATTAATCCGTTATTTGCCGGAAGGGCCGCAATATTACCCGGCTGACCAGGTAACGGACCATCCGGAGCAATTCGTATGCGCCGAGCTGATCCGTGAAAAAATTTTACATTTGACGCGGGAAGAAATTCCGCACTCGATTGCCGTACAGATTGAAGATATGCGCGTCCAGGATAATGGAGTTGTCTATATCGGAGCTGTTATTTATGTCGAACGCGATTCGCAAAAAGGGATTATTATCGGCAAAAAAGGCTCGCTTCTGAAAGAAGTGGGCAAGCTTGCGCGCAACGATATTGAGTCGCTGCTTGGTTCCCGCACATTCCTTGAGCTGTGGGTGAAGGTCAAGAAGGATTGGCGGAATCAGGAAAGAATATTGAAAGACTTCGGCTTCCGGCATGATTAA